One Perca flavescens isolate YP-PL-M2 chromosome 14, PFLA_1.0, whole genome shotgun sequence genomic window carries:
- the LOC114568415 gene encoding tektin-B1 isoform X1 has translation MWQRRSLREDQLRSDVRFTLPVLSTNKSLLSCNPQLGSNKVLKLGSESICTLAEDISRIPSATRSTTRHLSSRHTEVSQWQAQISGSIGQVDWEISALEQMKDTAECCLQEKQLYSRLMSDCVAIINSLSSAVHRQDRVLIELKKEEQLTNEIRELLQKQICFLIHKLSSLKQIQTQLLADFQDKSEAIKLTTKCITYNLNTPCSRLPAGQYKPNYVSYDKWLSHCKDLWLMADNLIKDSSSFRGNLRFNLVNLKNAQECQRGSTNDALRKKVNELSKIQDTLIWERQRTRDEFSDLTKDIEKVVGQLRNYDSKLHQVTHRLDILNQRPRHELCLDQPYFSLTLEKHDLTKMAAGLRPILKRSQQDLELTRRRLMILEDNLAKNAYALEVERKCQNLHQSFLPGLETIVVLANRPRLCTGKNRAHS, from the exons atgtG GCAACGTCGTTCGCTGAGAGAGGACCAGCTGAGGTCGGATGTCCGGTTCACTCTGCCTGTCCTGTCCACCAACAAAAGCCTGCTAAGCTGCAACCCACAGCTTGGCAGCAACAAGGTGCTGAAGCTTGGCTCGGAAAGCATCTGTACCCTGGCTGAAGATATTTCACGG aTCCCATCTGCCACTCGTAGCACCACGAGGCATCTCAGCTCTCGGCATACGGAGGTCAGCCAGTGGCAGGCCCAGATATCTGGGAGCATCGGGCAAGTGGATTGGGAAATCTCTGCTTTGGAGCag ATGAAAGACACCGCTGAGTGCTGTCTCCAGGAGAAGCAGCTGTACAGTCGTCTCATGAGCGACTGTGTGGCCATCATTAACAGTTTGAGCTCAGCAGTCCACAGGCAGGACCGCGTCCTCATTGAGCTGAAGAAGGAAGAGCAGCTGACCAATGAGATCAGAGAACTGCTCCAGAAGCAGATCTGCTTCCTGATCCACAAACTAAG CTCTCTGAAGCAGATCCAGACTCAGCTGCTGGCAGATTTTCAGGACAAGAGTGAAGCCATTAAGCTCACCACCAAATGCATCACCTATAACCTCAACACTCCATGCTCCCGGCTCCCTGCCGGTCAATACAAGCCTAACTATGTGAGCTATGACAAGTGGCTGTCCCACTGCAAGGACCTATGGCTGATGGCTGATAACCTGATTAAGGACTCGTCTTCCTTCAGGGGAAACCTGCGTTTTAACCTGGTCAAT CTAAAAAATGCCCAGGAGTGCCAGCGCGGCAGCACAAATGATGCCCTGAGAAAGAAGGTCAATGAGCTGAGCAAGATCCAGGATACGCTGATCTGGGAGAGGCAGCGG ACAAGGGATGAGTTTTCTGATTTGACAAAGGACATAGAGAAAGTGGTGGGTCAGCTCAGGAACTATGATTCCAAGCTGCATCAGGTTACCCACCGCCTGGACATCCTCAACCAGAGACCCAGACATGAGCTCTGCCTGGACCAG CCCTACTTCAGCCTCACGCTGGAGAAACATGACCTGACAAAGATGGCAGCTGGACTTCGCCCAATACTGAAGCGCTCTCA gcaggacctggagctcacaCGCAGGCGTCTGATGATTCTGGAGGACAACCTGGCCAAAAATGCTTATGCCCTGGAGGTGGAGCGGAAGTGCCAGAACCTGCACCAGAGTTTTCTCCCTGGGCTTGAAACCATTGTGGTCCTCGCCAACAGGCCCAGGCTCTGCACGGGCAAAAACAGAGCTCACTCCTAA
- the LOC114568415 gene encoding tektin-B1 isoform X2, with the protein MWQRRSLREDQLRSDVRFTLPVLSTNKSLLSCNPQLGSNKVLKLGSESICTLAEDISRIPSATRSTTRHLSSRHTEVSQWQAQISGSIGQVDWEISALEQMKDTAECCLQEKQLYSRLMSDCVAIINSLSSAVHRQDRVLIELKKEEQLTNEIRELLQKQICFLIHKLSSLKQIQTQLLADFQDKSEAIKLTTKCITYNLNTPCSRLPAGQYKPNYVSYDKWLSHCKDLWLMADNLIKDSSSFRGNLRFNLLKNAQECQRGSTNDALRKKVNELSKIQDTLIWERQRTRDEFSDLTKDIEKVVGQLRNYDSKLHQVTHRLDILNQRPRHELCLDQPYFSLTLEKHDLTKMAAGLRPILKRSQQDLELTRRRLMILEDNLAKNAYALEVERKCQNLHQSFLPGLETIVVLANRPRLCTGKNRAHS; encoded by the exons atgtG GCAACGTCGTTCGCTGAGAGAGGACCAGCTGAGGTCGGATGTCCGGTTCACTCTGCCTGTCCTGTCCACCAACAAAAGCCTGCTAAGCTGCAACCCACAGCTTGGCAGCAACAAGGTGCTGAAGCTTGGCTCGGAAAGCATCTGTACCCTGGCTGAAGATATTTCACGG aTCCCATCTGCCACTCGTAGCACCACGAGGCATCTCAGCTCTCGGCATACGGAGGTCAGCCAGTGGCAGGCCCAGATATCTGGGAGCATCGGGCAAGTGGATTGGGAAATCTCTGCTTTGGAGCag ATGAAAGACACCGCTGAGTGCTGTCTCCAGGAGAAGCAGCTGTACAGTCGTCTCATGAGCGACTGTGTGGCCATCATTAACAGTTTGAGCTCAGCAGTCCACAGGCAGGACCGCGTCCTCATTGAGCTGAAGAAGGAAGAGCAGCTGACCAATGAGATCAGAGAACTGCTCCAGAAGCAGATCTGCTTCCTGATCCACAAACTAAG CTCTCTGAAGCAGATCCAGACTCAGCTGCTGGCAGATTTTCAGGACAAGAGTGAAGCCATTAAGCTCACCACCAAATGCATCACCTATAACCTCAACACTCCATGCTCCCGGCTCCCTGCCGGTCAATACAAGCCTAACTATGTGAGCTATGACAAGTGGCTGTCCCACTGCAAGGACCTATGGCTGATGGCTGATAACCTGATTAAGGACTCGTCTTCCTTCAGGGGAAACCTGCGTTTTAACCTG CTAAAAAATGCCCAGGAGTGCCAGCGCGGCAGCACAAATGATGCCCTGAGAAAGAAGGTCAATGAGCTGAGCAAGATCCAGGATACGCTGATCTGGGAGAGGCAGCGG ACAAGGGATGAGTTTTCTGATTTGACAAAGGACATAGAGAAAGTGGTGGGTCAGCTCAGGAACTATGATTCCAAGCTGCATCAGGTTACCCACCGCCTGGACATCCTCAACCAGAGACCCAGACATGAGCTCTGCCTGGACCAG CCCTACTTCAGCCTCACGCTGGAGAAACATGACCTGACAAAGATGGCAGCTGGACTTCGCCCAATACTGAAGCGCTCTCA gcaggacctggagctcacaCGCAGGCGTCTGATGATTCTGGAGGACAACCTGGCCAAAAATGCTTATGCCCTGGAGGTGGAGCGGAAGTGCCAGAACCTGCACCAGAGTTTTCTCCCTGGGCTTGAAACCATTGTGGTCCTCGCCAACAGGCCCAGGCTCTGCACGGGCAAAAACAGAGCTCACTCCTAA
- the LOC114568415 gene encoding tektin-B1 isoform X3, with amino-acid sequence MWQRRSLREDQLRSDVRFTLPVLSTNKSLLSCNPQLGSNKVLKLGSESICTLAEDISRIPSATRSTTRHLSSRHTEVSQWQAQISGSIGQVDWEISALEQMKDTAECCLQEKQLYSRLMSDCVAIINSLSSAVHRQDRVLIELKKEEQLTNEIRELLQKQICFLIHKLSSLKQIQTQLLADFQDKSEAIKLTTKCITYNLNTPCSRLPAGQYKPNYLKNAQECQRGSTNDALRKKVNELSKIQDTLIWERQRTRDEFSDLTKDIEKVVGQLRNYDSKLHQVTHRLDILNQRPRHELCLDQPYFSLTLEKHDLTKMAAGLRPILKRSQQDLELTRRRLMILEDNLAKNAYALEVERKCQNLHQSFLPGLETIVVLANRPRLCTGKNRAHS; translated from the exons atgtG GCAACGTCGTTCGCTGAGAGAGGACCAGCTGAGGTCGGATGTCCGGTTCACTCTGCCTGTCCTGTCCACCAACAAAAGCCTGCTAAGCTGCAACCCACAGCTTGGCAGCAACAAGGTGCTGAAGCTTGGCTCGGAAAGCATCTGTACCCTGGCTGAAGATATTTCACGG aTCCCATCTGCCACTCGTAGCACCACGAGGCATCTCAGCTCTCGGCATACGGAGGTCAGCCAGTGGCAGGCCCAGATATCTGGGAGCATCGGGCAAGTGGATTGGGAAATCTCTGCTTTGGAGCag ATGAAAGACACCGCTGAGTGCTGTCTCCAGGAGAAGCAGCTGTACAGTCGTCTCATGAGCGACTGTGTGGCCATCATTAACAGTTTGAGCTCAGCAGTCCACAGGCAGGACCGCGTCCTCATTGAGCTGAAGAAGGAAGAGCAGCTGACCAATGAGATCAGAGAACTGCTCCAGAAGCAGATCTGCTTCCTGATCCACAAACTAAG CTCTCTGAAGCAGATCCAGACTCAGCTGCTGGCAGATTTTCAGGACAAGAGTGAAGCCATTAAGCTCACCACCAAATGCATCACCTATAACCTCAACACTCCATGCTCCCGGCTCCCTGCCGGTCAATACAAGCCTAACTAT CTAAAAAATGCCCAGGAGTGCCAGCGCGGCAGCACAAATGATGCCCTGAGAAAGAAGGTCAATGAGCTGAGCAAGATCCAGGATACGCTGATCTGGGAGAGGCAGCGG ACAAGGGATGAGTTTTCTGATTTGACAAAGGACATAGAGAAAGTGGTGGGTCAGCTCAGGAACTATGATTCCAAGCTGCATCAGGTTACCCACCGCCTGGACATCCTCAACCAGAGACCCAGACATGAGCTCTGCCTGGACCAG CCCTACTTCAGCCTCACGCTGGAGAAACATGACCTGACAAAGATGGCAGCTGGACTTCGCCCAATACTGAAGCGCTCTCA gcaggacctggagctcacaCGCAGGCGTCTGATGATTCTGGAGGACAACCTGGCCAAAAATGCTTATGCCCTGGAGGTGGAGCGGAAGTGCCAGAACCTGCACCAGAGTTTTCTCCCTGGGCTTGAAACCATTGTGGTCCTCGCCAACAGGCCCAGGCTCTGCACGGGCAAAAACAGAGCTCACTCCTAA
- the stmnd1 gene encoding stathmin domain-containing protein 1, with the protein MGCGNSTAVQPLRPAEFKGDKDETGSKVDGRGDSAMSKGTTDSGVVMEKRDIHVLPGAVPRKLPPITSEWVRESDADRITQDGLLQQESTLQERPRSSDILEELLNQGIILVGQTRQRGSGAGEAYSIMLDDGEGVRRRPPARLKSLNGKKVESLPSKEEIEEKIRLAEERRKLREDELRMRLRTKTARVRGPAPTSSTEDEDAALGPVEPLQSLLTPDHLDPLPHSQIQREAAEGGEWVREAGGDVKEKMGRADKGEGRRVQGEDRGDNREEGSERGSEDGDGEEEEELTQEEQLKEDKLLTASGELESDSSFQHAEDKEQIF; encoded by the exons ATGGGATGCGGCAACTCCACAGCGGTCCAACCGTTGAGACCGGCAGAGTTCAAGGGAGACAAG GATGAGACAGGGAGTAAAGTTGATGGCCGTGGAGACTCTGCTATGTCAAAGGGCACCACAGACAGCGGGGTGGTGATGGAGAAGAGAGACATCCATGTGTTACCTGGAGCGGTGCCCAGAAAACTCCCCCCTATAACATCGGAGTGGGTCAGAGAAAGCGATGCGGACAGAATTACACAAGATG GCTTGCTGCAGCAGGAGAGCACACTGCAGGAGCGCCCAAGGTCCAGTGACATCCTGGAGGAACTGCTGAACCAAGGCATCATACTTGTGGGACAGACAAGACAGAGGGGCAGCGGGGCCGGAGAGGCCTACAGCATCATG ctggaTGACGGGGAGGGCGTCAGGCGAAGGCCTCCTGCCAGACTGAAGTCCCTAAACGGCAAGAAAGTGGAAAGTTTACCTAGCAAAGAAGAGATTGAGGAGAAGATAAGACTTGCTGAGGAGAGACGCAAG ttaagggaaGACGAGCTCAGGATGCGTTTGAGGACCAAGACAGCCCGTGTTCGGGGCCCTGCTCCCACCTCCAGCACAGAGGACGAGGATGCAGCTCTCGGCCCTGTGGAGCCGCTACAGTCACTGCTCACCCCGGACCACCTCGATCCACTGCCTCACAGCCAGATCCAACGTGAGGCAGCCGAAGGCGGGGAGTGGGTGAGAGAGGCTGGAGGGGATGTCAAAGAAAAAATGGGTAGAGCAGACAAGGGAGAAGGGAGGAGAGTGCAGGGAGAAGATAGGGGAGATAACAGAGAGGAAGGTTCAGAGAGGGGGAGTGAGGATGGTGatggggaagaggaggaggagttgaCCCAGGAGGAGCAGCTCAAGGAGGACAAGCTCCTTACAGCCTCTGGGGAGCTGGAGAGTGACTCTAGCTTTCAACATGCAGAGGACAAAGAGcagatattttaa
- the rbm24a gene encoding RNA-binding protein 24 — MHTTQKDTTYTKIFVGGLPYHTTDSSLRKYFEVFGEIEEAVVITDRQTGKSRGYGFVTMADRSAADRACKDPNPIIDGRKANVNLAYLGAKPRVMQPGFTFGVPQIHPAFIQRPYGIPAHYVYPQAFVQPSVVIPHVQPTAAAPATASSPYIDYTGAAYAQYSAAAANAAAAYEQYPYAASPAAAGYLATAGYGYAVQQPLATAAPGSAAAAAAAFGQYQPQQLQADRMQ; from the exons ATGCACACCACGCAAAAGGACACGACCTATACGAAGATTTTTGTCGGGGGTCTCCCCTACCACACCACGGATTCAAGTCTCAGGAAATATTTTGAGGTGTTTGGTGAGATCGAAGAAGCGGTAGTCATTACCGACAGACAGACCGGCAAGTCTAGGGGTTATGGATTC GTGACGATGGCGGACCGCTCGGCTGCAGACCGGGCCTGTAAGGACCCAAACCCAATCATTGACGGCAGGAAGGCCAACGTCAACCTGGCCTACCTGGGGGCCAAGCCTCGGGTGATGCAGCCAG GTTTTACCTTTGGTGTTCCCCAAATTCATCCTGCGTTCATCCAAAGGCCTTATGG CATCCCGGCCCACTACGTGTACCCTCAGGCCTTCGTTCAGCCCAGTGTGGTCATCCCTCATGTGCAACCTACAGCTGCTGCACCTGCCACCGCTTCCTCCCCCTACATCGACTACACCGGAGCTGCCTACGCGCAGTATTCTGCAGCCGCAGCCAACGCTGCCGCTGCATATGAGCAGTATCCCTACGCTGCATCCCCTGCCGCCGCAGGCTACTTAGCTACTGCTGGCTACGGCTATGCAGTCCAGCAGCCTTtagccacagctgccccaggCTCAGCCGCCGCTGCAGCAGCAGCCTTTGGTCAGTACCAGCCTCAGCAGCTGCAAGCCGACCGCATGCAATAG